From the genome of Labrus bergylta chromosome 4, fLabBer1.1, whole genome shotgun sequence, one region includes:
- the slc25a24l gene encoding solute carrier family 25 member 24, like isoform X2 yields the protein MDQFRGLFVKLDQNKDGFISVSELHNEMRKHGILSGDGKVKSIIDSYDKDKDGLLDYKEFLSYMMDRERKWKIYFHELDKNKCGVIDQEDIISLFKELGVVISKPNAKQIIQMMDKDSSMTVDWGEFLHHVILNPVDNIRELVSSWKHGLVFDVGESRAMPIEFSEEASGFGAWRTFVLAAGLADAVSRSVTAPIDRLKTQLQVHGSKAFSQGFQEMRAGGLRSMWQGNAVNVLKGTPQSTLQCLIYTQMKVYTQNRTQQTLTVQQRFGLGCVSGAVAHAAFYPLEVLKVRLNLQQAGTYNGVVACARSIYRHESMSSFYRGFKPSILCMIPYAGVECAVHQSIMNWAKSDPAYNSDSKLFFFSFVAFASGQMTSYPLAVIRTQQQAQAFSSDLHPAKGVLQGLIGIYERNGVRGYYNGMGASFVRAIPCALINYTLIRQFESLFSSFES from the exons ATGGATCAGTTTCGTGGTTTATTTGTAAAATTGGACCAAAACAAGGATGGATTCATATCCGTATCGGAGCTGCACAATGAAATGAGAAAGCATGGGATCCTTTCAGGTGATGGCAAGGTCAAG AGTATCATTGACTCTtatgacaaagacaaagatgGCCTGTTGGATTATAAAGAGTTCCTCAGCTACAtgatggacagagagaggaaatggaAAATTTACTTTCATGAGCTCGACAAGAACAAGTGTG GGGTGATTGACCAGGAGGACATCATAAGTTTGTTTAAGGAGTTAGGAGTGGTCATATCAAAGCCGAATGCAAAacaaattattcaaat GATGGATAAAGACAGCTCCATGACAGTGGACTGGGGTGAATTCCTGCATCATGTCATCCTCAACCCTGTGGACAACATCAGGGAGCTAGTGTCGTCGTGGAAACACGGTCTG GTTTTCGATGTGGGTGAGAGCCGTGCGATGCCCATCGAGTTCTCTGAAGAGGCGTCTGGTTTTGGGGCCTGGAGGACGTTTGTTCTGGCAGCAGGACTGGCCGATGCTGTATCTAGAAGTGTGACAGCACCCATTGACCGCCTTAAGACCCAACTTCAG GTTCATGGATCCAAGGCGTTCTCTCAAGGCTTTCAGGAGATGAGGGCAGGTGGTCTGCGTTCGATGTGGCAAGGAAACGCTGTCAATGTTCTGAAAGGAACACCACAGTCCACCCTGCAGTGTCTCATCTACACTCAG ATGAAGGTGTACACCCAGAATAGAACTCAGCAGACTCTGACGGTGCAGCAGCGTTTCGGTTTGGGCTGTGTGTCCGGTGCTGTTGCTCACGCTGCCTTCTACCCTTTAGAG GTGCTGAAGGTGAGGTTGAACCTACAACAAGCTGGCACCTACAATGGTGTTGTGGCATGTGCCCGTTCTATTTACAGACATGAGTCCATGTCCTCTTTTTACAGAGGATTCAAGCCCAGCATCCTCTGCATGATCCCCTACGCAGGTGTGGAGTGTGCGGTTCATCAG TCCATCATGAACTGGGCGAAGAGCGATCCTGCCTACAACAGTGACTCcaaactgtttttcttcagttttgtaGCCTTCGCTTCAGGACAGATGACTAGTTACCCGCTGGCAGTGATCCGGACTCAGCAGCAAGCACAAG CATTCAGCTCAGATTTACATCCAGCTAAAGGAGTGTTACAAGGACTCATTGGGATATATGAAAGAAATGGAGTTAGAGGATATTATAACGGGATGGGGGCCAGCTTTGTCAGGGCTATTCCATGTGCTTTGATAAACTACACTTTAATTAGACAATTTGAAAGTCTATTTTCTTCATTTGAGTCTTGA
- the slc25a24l gene encoding solute carrier family 25 member 24, like isoform X1 produces MDQFRGLFVKLDQNKDGFISVSELHNEMRKHGILSGDGKVKSIIDSYDKDKDGLLDYKEFLSYMMDRERKWKIYFHELDKNKCGVIDQEDIISLFKELGVVISKPNAKQIIQMMDKDSSMTVDWGEFLHHVILNPVDNIRELVSSWKHGLVFDVGESRAMPIEFSEEASGFGAWRTFVLAAGLADAVSRSVTAPIDRLKTQLQVHGSKAFSQGFQEMRAGGLRSMWQGNAVNVLKGTPQSTLQCLIYTQMKVYTQNRTQQTLTVQQRFGLGCVSGAVAHAAFYPLEVLKVRLNLQQAGTYNGVVACARSIYRHESMSSFYRGFKPSILCMIPYAGVECAVHQSIMNWAKSDPAYNSDSKLFFFSFVAFASGQMTSYPLAVIRTQQQAQGKALKHPKSFTTTWGVLLISICLVFQHSAQIYIQLKECYKDSLGYMKEMELEDIITGWGPALSGLFHVL; encoded by the exons ATGGATCAGTTTCGTGGTTTATTTGTAAAATTGGACCAAAACAAGGATGGATTCATATCCGTATCGGAGCTGCACAATGAAATGAGAAAGCATGGGATCCTTTCAGGTGATGGCAAGGTCAAG AGTATCATTGACTCTtatgacaaagacaaagatgGCCTGTTGGATTATAAAGAGTTCCTCAGCTACAtgatggacagagagaggaaatggaAAATTTACTTTCATGAGCTCGACAAGAACAAGTGTG GGGTGATTGACCAGGAGGACATCATAAGTTTGTTTAAGGAGTTAGGAGTGGTCATATCAAAGCCGAATGCAAAacaaattattcaaat GATGGATAAAGACAGCTCCATGACAGTGGACTGGGGTGAATTCCTGCATCATGTCATCCTCAACCCTGTGGACAACATCAGGGAGCTAGTGTCGTCGTGGAAACACGGTCTG GTTTTCGATGTGGGTGAGAGCCGTGCGATGCCCATCGAGTTCTCTGAAGAGGCGTCTGGTTTTGGGGCCTGGAGGACGTTTGTTCTGGCAGCAGGACTGGCCGATGCTGTATCTAGAAGTGTGACAGCACCCATTGACCGCCTTAAGACCCAACTTCAG GTTCATGGATCCAAGGCGTTCTCTCAAGGCTTTCAGGAGATGAGGGCAGGTGGTCTGCGTTCGATGTGGCAAGGAAACGCTGTCAATGTTCTGAAAGGAACACCACAGTCCACCCTGCAGTGTCTCATCTACACTCAG ATGAAGGTGTACACCCAGAATAGAACTCAGCAGACTCTGACGGTGCAGCAGCGTTTCGGTTTGGGCTGTGTGTCCGGTGCTGTTGCTCACGCTGCCTTCTACCCTTTAGAG GTGCTGAAGGTGAGGTTGAACCTACAACAAGCTGGCACCTACAATGGTGTTGTGGCATGTGCCCGTTCTATTTACAGACATGAGTCCATGTCCTCTTTTTACAGAGGATTCAAGCCCAGCATCCTCTGCATGATCCCCTACGCAGGTGTGGAGTGTGCGGTTCATCAG TCCATCATGAACTGGGCGAAGAGCGATCCTGCCTACAACAGTGACTCcaaactgtttttcttcagttttgtaGCCTTCGCTTCAGGACAGATGACTAGTTACCCGCTGGCAGTGATCCGGACTCAGCAGCAAGCACAAGGTAAAGCTCTGAAACATCCAAAATCATTTACTACAACTTGGGGTGTTTTACTAATCtctatttgtcttgttttccaGCATTCAGCTCAGATTTACATCCAGCTAAAGGAGTGTTACAAGGACTCATTGGGATATATGAAAGAAATGGAGTTAGAGGATATTATAACGGGATGGGGGCCAGCTTTGTCAGGGCTATTCCATGTGCTTTGA